The sequence CAGGAATGGGAGAACCTGGGGTATTGGTTACGGGTGCTGTACCGGCGGAATTTGGTAATGTTGCCAGTGCCACGCGATCGCCCCCCACCGATCTCATCAAATCCAACAGTTGTACAACCTCGCTGTATCTTGCATTCTGCGAAGCATACAGCACCATCGTTGCATTCGGCTTCGCTATGTGGTAATTCTCCAAAGCCTGAGACAACTCCTCTCTTGACTTAATCTGCTGTTGCTCGATGTAGACTTGCCCAAATTCATCAAAACTCACCATCAATATATCTCGCGTCTGTGCAGTGCCCGTACTGGCTTTGGGCAAATCTACATTGATCGCTTGTTGGCGAGTTAGTTGCAAAGAAGCCAAGAGGAAAAACGTCAGAATGCAAAAGATGACATCAATTAGAGGAATAATTTCTATCCGAGCATCGTCACTCGGAGTATCCAAGTTAATCTTCATTGGGTAAAGCTAAATTCTTGTTTTCAGGCGTCTCAAAATTGTCTCTGCTTGGTTTAACAGGATGACGATTGAGGCTAATTTTCGGCCAGTCCTGTCGATAGAGCAACTCTAACTCATTCCCAGCTTGGCGGAAAATTTTAGCTTGGTTAAACAAAAAAGCTTGGAACACT is a genomic window of Microcoleus sp. FACHB-831 containing:
- a CDS encoding biopolymer transporter ExbD translates to MKINLDTPSDDARIEIIPLIDVIFCILTFFLLASLQLTRQQAINVDLPKASTGTAQTRDILMVSFDEFGQVYIEQQQIKSREELSQALENYHIAKPNATMVLYASQNARYSEVVQLLDLMRSVGGDRVALATLPNSAGTAPVTNTPGSPIPGAAPTITPSPGSVPVDPSNPSLNSPLPYNPSQPLPGQPGVYPTVPENLPLTPVVPTPNATVTPKR